The genomic window CCTCGCCGCGAAGGTCGGACTGCCCCTCGACGTCGTCGCCACCGTACCGATGGCAGAAAACATGCCGTCAGGGACCGCTCAGCGCCCGGGTGACGTACTCACCCAATACGGCGGCATCACCGTCGAGGTCATCAACACCGACGCCGAGGGACGCCTCGTGCTCGCCGACGCCATAGTGCGTGCGTGCGAGGACGACCCGGATTACCTCATCGACACGGCAACTCTCACCGGCGCTCAGGTCGTCGCGCTGGGCAATCGGACACCGGGCGTCATGGGTACCGACGAATTCCGTGACCGCGTCGCCGCAATTTCATGTGCTGTCGGCGAGAACGGCTGGGCCATGCCGCTGCCGAGCGAAATTCGTCGGGAACTCGATTCGAAGGTCGCCGATCTGGCCAACGTCACCAACGGCCGGGCCGGAGGCATGCTCGCTGCTGCACTGTTCCTGAAAGAGTTCGTCGCCGAGGGCGTCGAGTGGGCTCACATCGATGTAGCGGGCCCGGCCTACAACACGGCAGGCCCGTTCGGCTACACCGGCAAGGGCGGCACCGGAGTCCCCGTCCGCACGATGTTCGCCGTGCTCGAGGACATCGCCGAAAACGGTTAGTCGCTTCGCGCCAGTGGCACGGCTAGGTGCCCTTCGGGGCACTTTTCCGTGCCACTGGCGGCGGAGCCGTATGCCACTGGCGGCGGAACCGCATGTTGCCGGCAGAGGAGCACCTACTGCTCAGAAGCCCTACGCTTGAGAATTTTCTGTCGCGCGTCGTAGTCGCGCATTCGCTGGGGGTACCGCGTCTTTCGCACGTCGTAGACCGGAATCTTCAGATCGGGACCGAGTTTGCGAACATCGCGTTCGTCGACGGCGCGTCGCGTCCATTCTCCGTCGTTCGCCACGAGAACTACCGTGACAGGAGTCACTGTGGTCTTCGGTTCGACGTAGGCCTCGACGCCTATGCGTGCCGTCGTCCAGTCGGCCAGATACTGCGCCGCCGAACCCTCCTTGGCGCTTCTACCTTTGCCGCCACGTCGCGCGAAGCGATCGAACAAACCCACTACGTTCACTCCTGTCATAGGTGCGTGCAACTGACGTCGCTGTTCGCGCAGTCGGTGTTACCGATCAGTTTGCCAGCACGACGGCAGCCCTCGGGGAACACGCCGACACCGA from Rhodococcus sp. P1Y includes these protein-coding regions:
- a CDS encoding oxidoreductase, which encodes MGLFDRFARRGGKGRSAKEGSAAQYLADWTTARIGVEAYVEPKTTVTPVTVVLVANDGEWTRRAVDERDVRKLGPDLKIPVYDVRKTRYPQRMRDYDARQKILKRRASEQ